The following are encoded together in the Candidatus Kapaibacterium thiocyanatum genome:
- a CDS encoding ribosome biogenesis GTPase Der produces MSLVAIVGRPNVGKSTLFNRIIEERHAIVEAVPGVTRDRIYARGEWNGVHFQLVDTGGIVPDSEELFDKAIREQAMMALEEADAIIFVCDGRDGVTPVDEMIAAMLRTTPKPVTLIVNKCDNAMMDMNSSEFYSLGLGDPYPISALNGRSTGDFLDRVVGFLPKNEEAEDDRLKIAIVGRPNVGKSSLTNALLGRERSIVTPIAGTTRDAIDSVVRFYGEEMVLIDTAGLRRRSQIKEQVEMYSTMRTARAIERCDVAIVVLDATQGLETQDKRIIDQVVAERRGIIVAVNKWDLVEKDTRTADDFTKKYKEALPTFDYAPVVYISALTKQRITRVLEMAKEIQARREVRISTSKLNDVLLAELDRVPPPSVRGRDLRINYITQVRTAPPIFAFFCNHPDLIPDSYKRFMERQLREHFDLEGVPVSFVFRKKHRDRNED; encoded by the coding sequence AATGGAACGGTGTCCACTTCCAGCTCGTGGATACGGGGGGGATCGTGCCGGACAGCGAGGAGCTGTTCGACAAGGCCATCCGCGAACAGGCCATGATGGCCCTCGAAGAAGCCGATGCCATCATCTTCGTCTGTGACGGACGCGATGGCGTGACGCCGGTGGACGAGATGATCGCCGCAATGCTGCGGACGACACCGAAGCCGGTGACCCTGATCGTGAACAAGTGCGACAATGCGATGATGGATATGAATTCCTCCGAATTCTATTCCCTCGGTCTCGGCGATCCCTATCCCATTTCCGCCCTGAACGGCAGAAGCACCGGAGACTTTCTCGATCGCGTCGTCGGCTTCCTGCCGAAGAACGAGGAAGCGGAGGACGATCGCCTGAAGATCGCCATCGTCGGCCGCCCGAACGTCGGCAAGAGCTCACTGACCAATGCCCTGCTCGGACGCGAGCGCAGTATCGTGACGCCGATCGCCGGCACCACGCGCGATGCCATCGACAGCGTCGTGCGCTTCTACGGCGAGGAGATGGTCCTCATCGATACGGCAGGTCTGCGCCGCCGCAGCCAGATCAAGGAACAGGTGGAGATGTACAGTACGATGCGCACGGCCCGTGCGATCGAACGCTGCGATGTCGCCATCGTCGTTCTCGATGCCACGCAAGGACTGGAAACGCAGGACAAGCGCATCATCGACCAGGTCGTCGCCGAACGGAGAGGCATCATCGTCGCCGTGAACAAGTGGGACCTCGTCGAGAAGGATACGCGCACGGCCGACGACTTCACGAAGAAGTACAAGGAGGCCCTCCCGACCTTCGACTACGCTCCGGTGGTCTACATCTCCGCACTCACCAAGCAGCGGATCACACGCGTGCTCGAAATGGCGAAGGAAATCCAGGCCCGCCGCGAAGTACGCATCAGCACGTCGAAACTCAACGACGTTCTGCTCGCCGAACTGGATCGCGTCCCACCGCCCTCGGTGCGGGGCCGCGACCTCCGCATCAACTACATCACGCAGGTGCGTACGGCACCGCCGATCTTCGCCTTCTTCTGCAATCATCCGGATCTCATCCCGGATTCCTACAAGCGCTTCATGGAGCGTCAGCTACGCGAGCATTTCGACCTCGAAGGCGTGCCCGTGAGCTTCGTCTTCAGGAAGAAGCATCGCGACAGGAACGAGGACTGA